The stretch of DNA CAGACCAGCGTCGGCGGGTCGACCGCGCTCGTCCGGACGCTCAACGACGGGTCCGCCGTCCGGTACAGCGACACCGGCGGTGCGACGAGCAACGTCTCCGTTAGGATCGAGTCCGAGCGCGCGTCGCTCTGGGAGGACTACTTCGACGACCAGGGGTTCGACTGCTCGTCCTCGCCCCCGTCATCGACCGAGATGCGCTGTGAGTACCCGACGAGCGGGTCCGTCGAGCGTGCCTACGTCGTCAGTCACGACATCCGCGTCGACGTCGAGCGGTAGCTCAGGCGTCGGTCACGTTCACGTCGTTGACCGAGACGTGGAGGTAGGTGATCTGCGTGTCGCTGGGGTTCGTCAGGTCGAGGTCGATGTTCTGGACGCTGGGGTCGTAGTCGAAGACGTTCGAGGGGTTCCCGTTGATCTCCATCGTTTCACAGACGAGCCCGCCCTCGATCCTGCCGTTCCCGTTCTGGTTGCACGACGAGCCCGGCGCCACCAGCAACCCGTAGAATTCCGTATTGCCCTGGAAGTCGACGTCACCGTCGGAGTGGACGAGCACCTTCAGTTCGCTCGGATCGCCATCGTCCTCGTTCACGAGGTCGCTCCCGCTGAGCTCCATCGAGTGTCTGACGTAAATCGAGACGACGTGGTTGCTGCTGACGTCGTCGAGTTCGATGACGTCCGTATTGAACGTCGACCCGCCCGTGTTAATCACGATCGTGACGTTGCCGCCGGGGCTGTCCACTGTCAGGCTCCCGGGGTCGTTGTCGTAGTAGTATGTTCCCCCGCTGGTGATGGTCGAGGGTTCGGACGTGTCACAGCCGCTGGCCTGACAGTCCGAAACCTGGTCCTCGATCCGGTCGTCGACCGAGGGGAAGGCAACACCCTGCTCGTTGGGGGTCGGCGGACTACCGGCACCGTTTACGGTCATCCCACCGGGATCGGTAGTTGCCACGACGTTCTCGAAAGAGGCGTTGAACGGGATCACGAGCTCGGCCGTCACCGTCTCGTTCGGGTGATCGTACGTGACGGTGCCGTCGGTCCGCTCCTCGAAGTAGTTCCCCCAGGCGCGGTAGTAGTCGCTCTGGACGGTGACGTTGATCTCGCTCCCGTTCAGAGGGTTTCGGAGCGCGTCGTCCCGTGCCGGATCGGGGAAGTACTGGATGGTGTCGTTGTGCGTTATCGTGGCCCGTCCCTGGATGGTTCCATCCCCGGAGACGGTCACGAGCGGCAGCGTCAGCGTTCTGCTCCGGTAGTGGAACTCGGGGGGTGAGATCATAACGGCCTCGCCGTCGGCGTCGGTACGCCACACGCCGCCGCCCTGATACGCGATCACCGTCCCATCGCTGTCGTACACGACCGCCCCGAGCGTGCTGTTCCTGATGGTCGTCACGTTCCCGGTGGCGTTCGTGTACGTGATGTTCATCCACCCGACGTCCCCGCGGACCTCGTAGTTCGAGTCCCCAGCGGCCGGTAGGGCGACCTGCTGGACGTTCGACTGGCCGAGAGCGACGAGCGCGGCCTGTGAGTCGAACTGCGTCATCGTCTTCTCGGTGCGTTCGACGTCTAGCTGGCTCTGGGTGGCAGTGATGGCTTCGGCACCGACGACGACGACGGCGGTCGTCGAAGCAACCACGAGGGCCAGCACGAGCACCAGGCCGAGCGGGCCACTCTGTCCCCGATTGGTTACCCGACGATTACCGCGCATACACACCGGAGTGTCTCCGTGGTCATAAAATACGCGGCCAGCCGTCACTGCGTGAGCGCACCCGACCAGATGGAAACGGTTTAGTCGCGCGACCGACGAGTCCCCGTCGGGAACAGCACGACCGCAAATCTGACACGCTGTGGGCTTCCACAGCTCGGGATTGCGGCCGTGTTCGGCTCACGCCGAGACGCTCGCCTGAGCGGTTCGTGCGGTTCCAACCAGACAACAATGGCACGAATGCACACCCGCCGCCGCGGCTCGTCCGACTCGGACAAGCCGGCGGCAGACGAACCCCCGGAGTGGAGCGACGTCGACGAGGACGCCATCGAGGAGCGCGTCGTCGAACTCGCCGAACAGGGCCACTCGCCCAGCGAGATCGGTCTGAAACTGCGCGACGAGGGCGTCCAGGGCACGCCGATTCCGGACGTCTCCCTGGCGACCGGTAAGAAGGTCACCGAGATCCTCGCGGACAACGACGCCGACCCCGACCTCCCTGAGGACCTCCGGAACCTGATGGAGCGGGCCGTCCGGCTGCGCGAACACATGGACGAGAACCCCAACGACCACCAGAACAAGCGCGCCCTGCAGAACACGCAGTCGAAGATCCGGCGGCTCGTCGACTACTACCGCGGCGACGAGCTCGACGAGGACTTCACCTACAGCTACGACAAGGCAGTCGAGCTGCTGAACGACGAGTAAGATGTCGACGACCGGTCGGGACCAAGCGCCAGCCGCCGCCGCCAGCGACGCCGCCGCGGCGCTGGACGCGGCCGCCTTCGTGCGGCTCGTCAGCGACGCGACCGGCGCGGCGCTGGCCGCGACGGGCGTGCTGGCGCGGGCGCTCGACGACGCCGGGACGCCGTTCCAGGCGAGCGTCGCCGCGCCCTTCGCTGATCCCGACCGGACGACGGAGGCCGACGCCACGGTGGCCCTCGGTCGCCCGCACCCGGCCGCCGACTACGCGCTGTGTGACCGGCCGGCCGCGGCCGCGTTCGAGACCGTCCGCGAACTCGGCGCGTCGCCCGACGCGACGCTCGCGCTCGCGGGCACCGTCGCCGCCGGCGACGTCGACGGCAGCGTCGCCGAGGCCGCCGAGCAGGCCGGCCTGGAGCGTCGCCCCGGCGTCGCGGTCCCGGTCGCCGATCTCGCGGACGGGCTCGCCCACTCGACGCTGCTCTCGGCACCGTTCTCCGGTACCGAGGCGCAGGTCCGGGCCGCGCTGTCCGACCTCGACCTGCCGAGCGAACTGGACGACGACGCCCGCAGACGGGTCGCGTCGCTGGTCGCGCTCGCGGTCACGGGCACGGACACCGCGCCGCCGCGTGCCGCCGCCGCCGTCGAGCGGGCGCTCCGGCCATACGCCGGCGGCCCCTTCGAGACGGTCGGCGGCTACGCCGACGTCCTCGACGCCGTCGCCCGCGAGCGCCCGGGCGTCGGCATCGCGCTCGCGCTCGGTCACGAGAGCGTCCGCGACGAGGCGCTGGACGCCTGGCGGACCCACGGAGGGCGCGCCCACGCCGCCGTCGCGAGCGCGACGACGGGCCGGTACGACGGCCTGTTCGTCGCCCGCGGCGACGCGATGCCGGTCGGCACCGCCGCCCGCCTGGTCGCGGACTTCCGCGCGCCCGAGCCCGTGACGCTCGTCGTCACGGACGGCGAGGCCGCCGCCCGCGCCGCCGACGGCCGGGACGTGGCCGCGCCGATGCGGACCGCCGCCGAGTCGGTCGACGGTACCGCCGTCGGCCGCGGGGAGCGCGCCCGCGCTCGCTTCGACGTCTCGACCGCCGACTTCATCACGGCGTTCCGGGAGGCAGTATGAGACGAGCGACGCTCCGCACCACGCACGGCTCGGCCGACGCCGCCGAGCGGGTCGCAGCCGCGCTCCGGCCGGACAACACCGACGAGATGACCACCCGCGTCGACGGCGACGCGGTGGTCACCACCGTCGAGCGCGAGTCCACGGGCGGCCTCCAGTCGACCGTCGACGACTACGTCGTCAACCTCCGGGTCGCAGCACAGCTCGCC from Haloarcula litorea encodes:
- a CDS encoding DUF7289 family protein, producing the protein MRGNRRVTNRGQSGPLGLVLVLALVVASTTAVVVVGAEAITATQSQLDVERTEKTMTQFDSQAALVALGQSNVQQVALPAAGDSNYEVRGDVGWMNITYTNATGNVTTIRNSTLGAVVYDSDGTVIAYQGGGVWRTDADGEAVMISPPEFHYRSRTLTLPLVTVSGDGTIQGRATITHNDTIQYFPDPARDDALRNPLNGSEINVTVQSDYYRAWGNYFEERTDGTVTYDHPNETVTAELVIPFNASFENVVATTDPGGMTVNGAGSPPTPNEQGVAFPSVDDRIEDQVSDCQASGCDTSEPSTITSGGTYYYDNDPGSLTVDSPGGNVTIVINTGGSTFNTDVIELDDVSSNHVVSIYVRHSMELSGSDLVNEDDGDPSELKVLVHSDGDVDFQGNTEFYGLLVAPGSSCNQNGNGRIEGGLVCETMEINGNPSNVFDYDPSVQNIDLDLTNPSDTQITYLHVSVNDVNVTDA
- a CDS encoding 30S ribosomal protein S15 yields the protein MARMHTRRRGSSDSDKPAADEPPEWSDVDEDAIEERVVELAEQGHSPSEIGLKLRDEGVQGTPIPDVSLATGKKVTEILADNDADPDLPEDLRNLMERAVRLREHMDENPNDHQNKRALQNTQSKIRRLVDYYRGDELDEDFTYSYDKAVELLNDE
- a CDS encoding KEOPS complex subunit Pcc1 produces the protein MRRATLRTTHGSADAAERVAAALRPDNTDEMTTRVDGDAVVTTVERESTGGLQSTVDDYVVNLRVAAQLAERHDESTKP